The Antedon mediterranea chromosome 11, ecAntMedi1.1, whole genome shotgun sequence genome window below encodes:
- the LOC140063173 gene encoding xylosyl- and glucuronyltransferase LARGE1-like has protein sequence MTMTAVKIHWKKGLLLLFMSTCLICLYFSKTNSQHQRNVGPILDRNLDLEKKVQDSEHENQLLKTQLRISQSQLQHTYELYEQLKEERNISSSVNQSDCRSKITMPKCEVIHIAIVCAGHNSSREVITLIKSILFYRKNPLHFHFISDEIAQLTLSTLFKTWDLPGLEVSFYLAETYKSDVSWIPNKHYSGIFGLMKLVFMKILPKDLEKVIVLDTDITFARDIAELWQLFRHLTSPKLFGLVENQSDWYLGTIWKKHNPWPALGRGYNTGLILLALDRLRQIDWMKMWRLIAEKELMSLLSTSLADQDIFNAVIKNHPHIVYNLPCSWNVQLSEHTRSELCYTELSDIQAIHWNSPLKLQVKNKHIDFFRNLYLSFLEYDGNLLRRELFSCDHLNSNISTQETKPPDLDESDECYDFRRERILMHRTHLYYLDYEYTPKPDGNDVTLVAQLSMDRLQMLEALCKHWDGPMSLAVYMSDADAQQFLVYVQTSEILRSRKDVSYHVVYKDGQFYPVNHLRNTALNEVKTPYVFLADIDFLPMYGLYSYLRKMISTLDVANTNKALVVPAFETLHYRINFPKSKTDLLHMLDMGSLFTFRYHVWQKGHAPTNFPKWRISTMPYKIQWDTDFEPYIVIKKDCPQYDKRFVGFGWNKVAQIMEIDAQGYEFVVLPNSFIIHMPHTPSFDIAKFRSSSTYRKCLKILKDEFRKDLSKKYGFGALKYVATE, from the exons ATGACCATGACTGCTGTGAAAATTCATTGGAAGAAGGGACTACTGTTGCTTTTTATGTCCACATGTCTTATTTGTTTATACTTCAGCAAGACTAACAGTCAAC ACCAAAGAAATGTTGGTCCAATATTGGACAGGAATTTAGATTTGGAGAAGAAAGTCCAAGATTCTGAACATGAGAATCAGTTGCTGAAAACTCAGCTAAG aaTATCTCAGAGCCAATTACAACATACTTATGAACTGTATGAACAACTCAAAGAAGAACGAAATATATCATCTTCTGTCAACCAATCAGATTGTCGGAGTAAGATAACGATGCCAAAATGCGAG GTTATTCATATAGCAATAGTATGTGCTGGTCACAATTCAAGTCGTGAAGTTATCACCTTGATTAAATCCATTCTTTTCTATCGTAAAAATCCTCTACACTTTCACTTTATCTCAGATGAAATAGCTCAACTAACTCTTAGCACATTATTCAAAACATGGGATCTGCCAGGGC tTGAAGTTAGTTTTTATTTAGCAGAAACGTACAAG AGTGATGTTTCTTGGATTCCAAACAAACATTATTCTGGAATATTTGGATTAATGAAATTagtatttatgaaaatattacCAAAGGATTTAGAAAAG GTAATAGTGTTGGACACAGACATAACATTTGCAAGAGATATAGCAGAGTTGTGGCAGTTGTTCCGTCATTTGACAAGTCCGAAACTGTTTGGACTGGTTGAGAACCAGAGTGATTGGTATCTAGGTACCATCTGGAAGAAACATAACCCCTGGCCAGCACTG GGTAGAGGTTATAACACTGGTTTGATTCTGTTGGCCCTTGACAGGCTCAGACAAATTGATTGGATGAAAATGTGGAGGTTGATTGCGGAGAAAGAACTCATGAGTTTATTATCCACATCATTAGCAGATCAG gatATATTCAATGCCGTTATTAAGAATCATCCTCACATAGTGTACAACCTACCTTGTTCGTGGAATGTTCAGTTAAGTGAACATACTCGTAGTGAG CTATGCTACACTGAACTCAGTGACATTCAAGCCATCCACTGGAACTCACCATTAAAGTTGCAGGTGAAGAACAAACACATTGATTTCTTTCGCAACCTTTACCTAAGTTTTCTAGAATATGACGGCAATTTACTACGAAGAGAATTATTTAGCTGTGATCATCTAAACAGTAACATATCAACACAAGAAACTAAG CCACCTGACCTAGATGAGTCTGATGAGTGCTATGATTTTAGAAGAGAAAGAATACTGATGCACAGAACACATCTATATTATCTAGATTATGAGTACACACCA aaaccaGATGGCAATGATGTGACGTTAGTAGCTCAGCTTTCTATGGATAGATTGCAAATGCTAGAAGCTCTCTGTAAACATTGGGATG gaCCAATGAGTCTTGCAGTTTATATGTCAGATGCTGATGCTCAACAGTTTTTAGTTTATGTGCAAACATCTGAAATATTAAGAAGTAGAAAAGACGTTAGTTATCATGTTGTTTATAAAGATGGG CAATTTTACCCTGTTAATCACCTACGCAACACAGCTTTAAACGAGGTCAAGACGCCGTATGTGTTCCTGGCTGATATAGACTTTTTACCAATGTATGGATTATATAGCTATCTTAGAAAGATGATCAGTACATTGGATGTAGCCAATACTAATAAG gCTTTAGTTGTTCCTGCTTTTGAAACTCTTCATTACAGAATCAATTTTCCAAAATCCAAAACTGATTTATTACACATGTTGGACATGGGTTCGTTGTTTACCTTTCGTTATCACGTGTGGCAGAAAGGTCACGCCCCTACAAACTTTCCAAAATGGAGGATATCAACAATGCCATATAAG ATACAATGGGATACTGATTTTGAACCATACATCGTTATTAAGAAAGACTGCCCTCAATATGATAAACGGTTTGTTGGATTTGGATGGAACAAGGTTGCACAGATTATGGAAATTGACGCCCAGGG GTATGAATTCGTAGTGCTTCCAAACTCATTTATTATCCACATGCCGCATACCCCAAGTTTTGATATTGCAAAATTTAGATCAAGCTCAACATACAGAAA atgtttgaaaatattaaaagatgAATTCAGAAAAGATCTGTCCAAAAAATATGGTTTTGGTGCTCTCAAATATGTTGCCACAGAATGA